Below is a window of Allomuricauda ruestringensis DSM 13258 DNA.
GAGCATGCCACAGCTTTCACAATAATAAAAAAACTGGCAAGCATTGGTCGGCATTTCTTCTTCCTTTTGGTGGCCACATTCAGAACAGGTAATCTTGGAGCGCAATAAAACTTTCATTCTTCTACCTCGTTTTTATCGATTACGGTATAGCCGGCCGCCATAATGGTCCTTTCTATTTGCGGTATATCGGTCATTGACCCATCAAATTCGATCCACCCAAGTACTGCCACTTTTGTAGGAAGCTGTGGATGTGACGACCCCGGGAAGCTTGTCCACCTCATGTTCGATATGCGCCTCACAGCCCGTACAGGTCATTCCCTCAATGGGTATTGACACGGTCTTGAGATGAACATTCCCGCCACTTGTCATTTGTTTTTCCGCTTTTGGATAGAACAGGTGCACATAGTTGGGAAAGAGCAACATCGTACCTGCAAAAACGGTGACGATGCCCAAAAAGAGCTTACTCTGG
It encodes the following:
- a CDS encoding GDCCVxC domain-containing (seleno)protein, with protein sequence MKVLLRSKITCSECGHQKEEEMPTNACQFFYYCESCGMLLRPKAGDCCVFCSYGSVPCPPVQQGSCAC
- a CDS encoding cation transporter, whose protein sequence is MVSATTITWLEPIHPFLIGTTVLVLGLAWFQKLRRGKEAQCQCKPEQKPKFVQSKLFLGIVTVFAGTMLLFPNYVHLFYPKAEKQMTSGGNVHLKTVSIPIEGMTCTGCEAHIEHEVDKLPGVVTSTASYKSGSTWVDRI